AATAGGGTCGCATATTTAAGAGTTTAATAGAAGTTTAGGAGGCACAATATAATTGTGGGAAGCTGACTGTGATGTTGGATGTGCAATAAAGATCTGACATGACATGGAAAATAGAGCATGTACCTAGGAATTCTGGGCCAATTTTGTGAAAGGCTTTGAACATGCTTGtcttagaataggattttgcAAGAATGGCTGGCGAAGAAGGAAAAATAATGGTGCCTTTAAAATGGTGAGATTAAGCTTGTTGGTTATGGTCATGGTTAAACTATATTTAGGGAAGATAGGTAAGAAAGTTCATTTTAGGGGCAATGAGGTTGATTTTGATTCCAACACTCTGAAACAGTATATGAAAATAAACTAATATCAATGTTAATGGCATAAAAGTTCCTATCTGTTTTAGATGAATCCATTCATAGTTTGGTGATCTTCTGTATTATCTTCTCGTGAATTGCTAATTTGTTGCAGGCTGGTAAGCAACTGCTGCTGGGTTCATTACAGGATGAGCTAAAAGCTGAGATGTTGTCATCTCTCTCAAAATTGACTTTCAAGTCGACTACTTTAATTGCTCAACAGGTATTTATCTATGCAAATATATCCATTATAATAGAGAAGATGTGAagcacatttttatttttttcatattgcttttattttatataatgtCAGTACATTTGAACTGTTTATTCATGTTCAACTATGAGCTCATCAATTCCATGGAGAATTACCACCTCTTATTTTCCAATCCATTTGAATTGAACTATTTAGTTAAAATTGTGATCCTGTAATAATGATACATTTTTTCCATTTCAATTACAAATGGTGTACATTTAATGCAATATTTATTTCACAAAGCttatttttatgatgaatttacactttatgaatttatttgtaGGTCATGATTGACATATAGAATGTGTGGTTTTTGAAAGGCATCTGAAATAGATCTTGAACAATCTCAGAAAAAGAAATATGTTAGTTTAAATTGCCAAGAAAAAGCTCTCTTGTGTTCTTTTTGACCATGAAAATGCCTCCATTCCTTGGTTTCAAGGTTGTAAAGACCAGTGCTGGTACTTGTGCCGGTCACCTGCCACATGGCATGCCATGTGTCAGTGCCCAAGACACacacataattaaaaaaatattaaaaaaggaTTTGATGGCCATGCAGACCCATACCAGATGCCAGTGCTGACTGGCCCAGACTGGCACTCGAAACTTTGCCACACGCAGACATGCacatatataattaaaaaaagaaaagcttttttttttgactcatATCAGGTGCTGGTACTGAGTAGCCCAGACCAGCACTTGAAACCTTGCCTAgtttaattaaaaaagaaagctattttgttgtttgctactGTGAAACTGACTCAGCttttatattgatattatttGTAGTTTCTGTGATTTTTTCAGAAGGATCTTAGTTTGGCATGAGTGATTCCTGGTTACTTGTGCTATTTAGTTATTTCTTAAAGTGTCACCACAGACACATACATAtaactaaaaatatatttaaaaaaaagattcgATAGCCTTGCAGACCAATGCTAGATGCTGGTACTGACTGGCAGAGACTGGCGCTTGAAACCTTGCCTGgtttaaattaaaaagaaaagcccctttttttgtttgttaCTGTGAAATTGACTCAGCATTTTTATTGATATCATTTGTAGTTTCTGTGATTTTTTAGAAGGAACTTAGGTTGGCATGAAAGAATCCTATGCCAGTTAGCCTTTTCTCAAAGTGTCACCATCCACCCTGTTTTTCAAGTGAGGTGTTAATGAGTTTTAGAAAAGCAATATTGACTTGTCATTTTGCTGCTGAAGTAAGCTTTCTTAAATACATAAATATGTGCAATATTTCTATAGAAAGAAATTCATAAATAATGTGCATTTGGTCTTTCGGATGGTGTTCACAAATAGAAGTGCTCCACTAAATGACATTTTTTGATACTTGGGATTGTTTGACTCTGGAATTTGAAGCTGGATTTCAAGATAAAGTCAGTTATATGTAAATCAATCTCTCCGGTGGTTATAGTTGGGTAAACATGCAGTCTTCCCCACCCTTTTTGATTACATGTTGTATGAATGCAAGATTAAGTGACATGTGGAGAAATTTTTTGCATCCTCTAATGTTGCCTTCACCAAATCTAGTGCTGAGCTACGACAATCTCAAGAATGCTTCATTTTGGGTTTTCTATTCACAGAGAAAGTACTCTTTTCGAACATGCTGCTGATATTCTATTTGATCCTTTTTTTTGGGGTTGCAGGTAGACTTGCTCTTATCATTTGTAAGCCATGGCTCTGCTTCTTTGTTGAAGGCTAGAGCACTCAAATGTTTGTCCTTTCTGATTGGCAGCAGTGCCTGCTCTGTTTCTGTCAATAGAAAGGTACTTTCTATGTTGATCCGTATCATTGATGACGATGATATTCCAGTTGATTTTCAATGTGAAGCCCTCAGGATATTGTGCAAGGTGCTTGTCAATAAGCTTCTGTTTTCTACCTGGTGTTTTTGGTGCTATAGTTACTGACTGGTATATGTCTAATTCTCAGATTTTCCATGGTACGTGCCCAGATATGCCTCATATGGATCTGCCTGATCTATTTAATGTGGTTCTGACTGTGAAAAATGCAGCACAGACATCTGATAAGGCAAAGAGAGGTCTTGCTCTTTGTCTTCTTGTAGATATCTTGTGCAGAATTAAGAGGACAAGGAAAGGGCATGGATCACTCTCCTCGGAAATGTGGCATGCTATATGCTCCGAATTTCATGGGAGTCCAGAAGCTACAGTTTTGGCTTCTTGTGGAGATGGCCTGTCAAATATTGTCTGCCAAGTAACTTCATTAATTATATATCACATTTCCTCCCTGATTAAGCAAACTACTGTTGAGTCTGATGGAGAAGTGATACATACAGGAAATTTGACATCCGTTGGTTCACTATCTGAAGTGAAAGAATGCAAAAGCTTTCTCAGTCttattcttcatcttgctgaagaaTATCCTTCTGCAGGTCTCATTGCACTAGATAGAATAAGATATCTGATACAAACTCTGGATAGTACATATGACAAATTTAACATGGAGAACTCCAGCACTTCTGGAGAAGTTTTTAAAGCAAAATGGGGTGCTGGAAAACCATGTGTTTTTGGGCCTCTAGAATCTGATAGTatgcaaatttcttttgcttcaAAGCTTGTACTTTGCATGTTGAGGTTTGCGAATGCTTGCCTCAATTTAGTTAATGAGTCTGGTGCAGTCAACAGGGAAGTTTGTGAGACACTGAAGCATCTAGCTGAATACATGCAAAAAAGTAGGTTCTATGACTGCAACTCATTCGAAATTTTCTGCCTCTCCATGCATGCTTACTTAGCTTGTTGTTGCTGCAGAATGACTAGTGTCAACCAGCAGGATTCAGATCATTCAAAAGTTGGTGCCAATTTAGGCTTCTTTCATAATGTTTTCTGGGTTGGAATGGAATGGCGGACACTTGAATTTACCAAGAATATGCTGCAAAAAAGAAACTATTGGGCTGCATACAGAGTTGGAAAGTATTCTTGTTGTGAAGGGCTATGGTTTGCAGCAGCTTTCACGTTTAGGAAATTGACAGGTGGTGTACAATCAGATTCCTCTCGTTGCTGGCTCAAATCTTTGTTGTTATTAGCTGGTGGTGAAAGCGAAATTAAATTGCTTCTCTTTCCTAAAGCTGGTGTAGAATTGATAAGTGGCCTGCAAACTGAAGGCAATTGTGAAAGGTCTTTTACTTGTGTTGAAGAAGAAATGAGCCGACATGTTGGGGAGAAAGCAGACTTGCATGATTTTGAGGGAAAACTTGCAAGGGTTTATAGCAGAATATGCTCTGCAGAGGAAACTTTGGCAGCTTCTGGGGCTTCAGTTGGTGTCTACTACTTCCATAGGTGGTTCATCAGTCTGAGAGCCAAATTTCTCGAGATCTTGATGGATATGCTTGGATTGCTGAGTTCACATAAATTTACTGAGGCAAACCCAGCATTTGCACAAAATAAGAATCCTCTCATGCTTAGTTTTGCTTTAAGGCTGAATAAATTAGCAAAAGACTACGATCTTCTTGCCACATCTTTCTTGGACATTGACTTCTGGAGTTATAGAAGCATCTCTAGGCTGGCTCTTAGTTGCTCGATACTTGCATTTTGCTCTGCCTTTGCTCTGCACTTCTCAAACACAGACTCAGCTCTGTACAAGAATGTCCTGTCATGCGGCCTGGGAAACTCTGAAAAGTTTTTGAAGGCAGTTATTATAAAAGATATGGTTGAGCGACTTTGGGATATGGATAGCAAGATTACCATGCAGCTTCAGCAGTTTATGACTTCTTTCTGGGAAGATATGGACCTCTTTCAGTCCAGAACACGAGTTAAAAGTTCTGGTCACATAGAAAGAGCTTCATTAGAGGTATTTGAGATTGCCATATCTGGTGTCCTGCAAAACCAAAAAGATTCAAGAGGAGTGAAAGATGAGGAAGATCTACAGCCACTTTTCGTGCGTGGACTGCAACTCTTGTCTGACATGACTAGAAATTTGATGGAAATACCTTTTCAGGTTCCCAAATACTTCTTCAGTGTTAGGTATGCATGTAGTGACAACTTAAATTTATAATTTCCCAGTTCCCATCCACTTacaaatttataattatcattcTTGTTGCTATATAGATGATTAGGTTATGTAAACATCTGCTAAAGCATGCAAAGGTTCAAGTATtcagattcttcttctttttcatatGTGCATGATTTCCTGCATCAGTGTCTATCCAgatcatattatatatatatgaaaaatcAAGGTGTTGGTTGCTTATTAGGCCCTTTTTGCAAGTATAACGGGTCTACAAATCTCTGTTTATGCAAACCATTTTGACCTGATGATATTATGGACACTGCTGCAGGCCTTGCATAGGTGCGGAGCTCTTTGTCTTCAATGCAGACTCCAGAAGCAAACATGATTTATCTGTCTCACCTGGTTTCCAATTGTCTCTAAATCTTTGCATTCAGCTGAAGAATGCAATGATAGAGCCTCATGTTCAGGTTGCTAAGATGCATTGTGTTCTTGCTGTGAGACCATCTAATCGGTTATCCattggaggaaaagaaagacaaaTGCAATGTGGCTTTCATCCTCGCAAGACTGATGAAATGGTCGAGTTGAATGAGATGCTACTGCTCTATATAAAAGCAGAGACTAGTAAAGCTGACATGATGAATAGCGAGGTTGGCAATGGTGTTGACTTGGCGACGGCCTATGCTTGTTTCGAACCAAATGAAAAAGGACAAGGATTCTCATCTTGTTTGCTTAATGTTTCTGCATTTCCTGAGGGCTCATATCAAATAAAGTGGCATAGCTGTTGCATTGATAATAGTGGCTCTCATTGGAGTTTGTTGCCCCTTAATGCCGGTGCTATCTTTACCATTAGAAAGCCTTGATGATTTATCCTGTGATTTTAAGATGCAAAAGTTTGTTATCTGGCTTCAAGTAGCATCAGGATCGGTTTGTGTTGGAGACCCATAAGTCCAGTTGTAGCATACTCGTCCTATATATTTGGTACAGATTGCCCTTATGTGGTCGGTTGTCCACTGAGACCCTGTAATGTCTGCTTGGCAGACGGCGGCACGTAATGCTGGTAGATTGTGGATTTTTCTCCGGACTGCTCAGCAAAGAAACGATAGAAGTGATTACTTCTTGTGGTTAACAACAGTATTTATGTACTATGTTGCCGGTAAAAGCAACTTCATTgttgcttgtttttttttttaaaaaaaatgggagTTAGAGATGAGATGTCAAAAAACATGTTTTACTGGTTGGTGGTGAAATTGAAACACGAATCTCTTCCGGATGAACTCGATGTCCtaatttttcctctttttttttcttttcaaatttctATCTTGCTGGAATCATGATTGCAGGCTTACAGGAACGGTGCCATAGTATTCAGTTGCTTTGCTCGGTGGTTCGCTAATACTTAAGGTGTGTTTGGTTTGAGAAAATCCAGCTCTGAAGTGGAAATAGGGCTGAGTAGTTTCATTTCAGTATTTTGGTTGGGTggagttttatttttattttgattttagagAAAATAATGATGTTCTAGTTCTGCAAAACTTTATTCTGACTTTTTTTTGggtatttaaattttattttaattcagattttaattttgattttatttttttgctgaaaGATTTCAATTTTGATTTCAGTTATGAATTGAATGCATTGAAAAATATAgctattttaacttttttttccgatatttaaattttattttaatttagattttaattttgatttcaGTTATGAACTGAACACGTCAAAAGAAATATCGCTATTCTATctctcatttctttttttcaaattcCCACTCCAATAGCGAACCCTCAAACGGTCTCAACTTGAGCCCTCGCCTTGTTCTCACTTTCCCCGTTGGCGTCGTTCGCACGCGCCTACACGCAGTCGCCAAAAGAACGCGCTCTCCCAAAGCGAAAAACCAAAAAAGGAAAGCGCTCTCGTCCCCGGAGAGACGTGGCCATCCATCTCCCCAGCCGCGCGCCACCACCCCCGATGCTGAGTGCCCCGGAGCACCAGGTGGCCGGCCACCGGGCCGCGGAGGGCCAGCTGGGGCCCCTCGTCGACGGCGCTGGACTATTCTACAAGCCCCTCCAGGGCGACGACCGCGGGGCCCACGAGGCTGCCTtctactcctccttctcctccgacCCCCGCGTCCCTCCCCACGTCCGCGCCTTCTTCCCGGGCTTCCACGGCACCCAGCTCCTCCCCGCCTCCGACGGCTCTGGCCCCCATCCACACCTCGTCCTCGACGACCTCGCCGTGGGCCTCCGCCGTCCCTCCCTCATCGACCTCAAGATCGGCGCCCGCACCTGGTACCCCTCCGCCTCCGACGAATACTTCCGCAAGTGCCTCAAGAAGGACCGCGACAGCACCAGCCTTGCCCTCGGCTTCCGCGTCTCCGGCGTCCGGATCCACCAGGGCGGCGACGCAGGCTTCTGGCAGCCCGATCGCGATGCCATCCGGCGGTTCACCGCCAAGGACGTCCGGCGAACGCTCCGGCAGTTCGTGTCCTCGAATCCGTCCTCGGATGCGGACCCGCCGGACTGCGCCTTCGCTTCCACGGTGTACGGGGGGTCGAACGGGGTTCTGGCGCAGCTGCTGGAGCTCAAGGCGTGGTTCGAGGATCAGACCCTGTTCCACTTCTACTCGGCGTCGGTGCTGGTGATGTACGAgatggaggaggtggaggccggGAGGGCCGGCGGCGAGGTTAGGGTTAAGCTCGTGGATTTCGCTCATGTGATGGAGGGGAATGGCATCATCGACCACAATTTCTTGGGGGGGCTCTGCTCGCTGATCAAGTTCATCTCGGAGATCCTCACCGACCCGGATGAGTGCTTGGTCGAACCCAAGAAGGCGCATCTGAGCTTCGAGAATGAATGCTGAGGGAACGGTAACAGCATGCtacttgatattttttttgtagcTCATTTTCATCACTTGGAATCATTGATTTGATTTCTCTTTCTGATACTGTCGACAATTGAGGTTAACTTTGTGTTACAAACTTTCTGCTTTTAATTTGAGGAATCTTTTACTCTTTATCTGTAGGTATTGGAAACTTGTGCTTGTGTTTTAAGATGTCGCCTTTACTTTAATTTCCACGAGCAAGATGGAAACTTTGTTTCTCCCCTGTTATATATTGAGTTAGATGTTAagagttttgttttttttttaaatgatataTCTATAGTAAAATAATTTGAGAAATGTGAAGTCTAGCAAAAACTCAAACCAGAACACTTATCCCATGACTTTTGGCAACCTGATTTATGAGCTAGAAAAACACTTGTCATCAGATTGTCATGTACCAGTTTCTGGTCTTCATTATATGATATTGCATTCTTCTAGCCCAGATGATGCTAATTTCTCATGAGTTCCAGCCAGAAAAAGCTGTTTTGAGgcattatttaaatttctacctGATCATAGTGAACCTGGAGATCTGGCATCGATGGACTATAAGTCTTGTACGGTTTGGATTtggaaatcaactgacaaattcataaaaaaatttgTTCCTATGGTAAGAACTTAGGACCTTCAACTTTCAGAAAAGCCTTGTCATGTTCCATATTATGGAACCATTGGCGAGTACAACCGAGAAAATATCAATTCTTTATGTCAAAGAAGCATGAACTTTTGAAAATATGAACTACGGTTGAATATCTGCTACCATTTATGAAATATTGTTTAGTCTTTACACGCTTGAGGATGCTTTGTTATACTATGTGGTTTAACAATGGCAGTTTGTGCATTAGATAAATTAGAAACATTCGTGAGGGATCAAAATTAGATACACTACATTATTATATGAGCATAACCCTGTAATGGGTGTCCAAACTTGGTGCCAGTAAATCTGGCTTGTTCATCCAATTCACTAAGTCTTAAACAACTGATATTTAATAGTATAAAAGCCTTGATTTTAGTGTTCTTTCCTCTCTTGAGTTGACGCTATAATAGATGTAAGGGACTTGATATTGAATTTCCGAGCTTTCTCCAGAAATGacatcaaaagaagaaaaatacatAATTATTATTCCAAGAACTTTTCGATTTTTCTTATTGTGGTTTCTATAGCAAACTAGTTGGTAATGCAAAAAGATGGAGAGAAAGGCAAAAGAACAAAAAGCATACATACTGGCTTCTAAATTTTTAGGAGTTTTTATTATTCGCCTTTTTATTCTTCCCTTAAGTTGGAGAGAATGATAACCGTATGACCAGCTCCAACTCATCACACTCTCAGCAATCTCTAGACTCAGTGAAAAATTCAAAACTACTTGCTAGTACATAGTCTCTATTTGTTACAATGAATATAATCTCCAATTGCATGTTGATCTTATCACAAATGTAATCTCCAACTATacaattttattataaatacaAAGCTCATTTGTTGGTTTTGGCGTCAACGCCAAACCACTCAAAATACTCTGttttcatggtatcagagcattatTAAGCTAATTCTTTCGATCTCGATTACATGGTGTGGAGATCGCAATTTCTTCCTATTCTTCAAAGTAATGACCTTACGGGCATTATTGATGATTCCGAAGCATGTCCCCCTTTGTTTTTGTCATATGCCGACAAAGCTTCTAACATAACAAATTCTGCCTATTTAGTGTGGCAGACAAAGGATCAAACTTTACTTAGTTGGATCATTTCCTCTCTTTCGAAGAAGATCATGTCTACTGTCTGTGGCTTAGACACTTCTTGCCAAGTATGGACTTCATTGGCGAGTCAATTTGCTTCACATTCAAAGTCCTATCTCTCATCTGAAGCGCCAGATTCAAACGCTTTATCAAagtttcaaaagttgttctgaaTATCTCAGCACTGCAAAATCCTATGCTGACCAGCTTGCAGTTGTTGGCAAGTCTCTAGACAACGAAGATCTAATTTCATTCGTTATTAGTGGTCTTAATCCTGCATATCATGGTTTTATTACTACATTTATTTTTGCAGCTCGCAACAAGGTTTTCTCCTTTGAGGATTTCAAGTCAGAATTACTTACTGAAGAATTGCTTCTTGAAAATAAGCACTCTGCTGCCACTTCTAAGAATGGTGCTTTTGCCATGTATGCTTCACATAATGGACGACAAACTCAGCAAAAGAAGACACATTCTTCATCCAAAATCAAAACAAACGCGGTTCTTCATTCACTCCAAAGAGGCCAAATAATCATGTCTCTACACACAACCATCTTCCTCGTGTTGCCAGCAAACAAAATCATGAGGGCAAACTGTGTCAGATATGTGATAGTACTAGTCACACTGCACTTGACTGCTACAAGCGTATGGATTACGCTTACCAGGGGTGTCATCCCCCTAAGAAACTAGCTGCCATGGCTGCTGAATCCAATGTTGTCTATGATGATGAAGAATGGTATGTGGATAGTAGTGCCAATGCTTATGTGACACCAGATGCTGATAATATCTTAGACCCGCAGCCCTTTAATGGTAATGACTCTGTCCAAGTTGGAAATGGCTCAGGTTTGACCATAAAAAACTGGCTCTTCCTTTATTTGTTCACCTTCCTCAAATCTTAAATTATCAAATGTTCTCCATTGTCCTTCGGCCTCTGCCAACCTTATTTCTATAAATAAGTTTTGTGGAGATAACAATTGCTATTTTATTCTAACGAGGTCTTCTTTTACCATTAAGGATCTATTGACTCGGCAAACTCTGTTCCAAGGGGCAAGTGAAATTGGACTCTATCGTCTTCATCTC
This window of the Phoenix dactylifera cultivar Barhee BC4 unplaced genomic scaffold, palm_55x_up_171113_PBpolish2nd_filt_p 000117F, whole genome shotgun sequence genome carries:
- the LOC103720080 gene encoding uncharacterized protein LOC103720080 isoform X4, whose translation is MICALRMSSKVKFAAAHAFSKMQCSASVASRAYKAGKQLLLGSLQDELKAEMLSSLSKLTFKSTTLIAQQVDLLLSFVSHGSASLLKARALKCLSFLIGSSACSVSVNRKVLSMLIRIIDDDDIPVDFQCEALRILCKIFHGTCPDMPHMDLPDLFNVVLTVKNAAQTSDKAKRGLALCLLVDILCRIKRTRKGHGSLSSEMWHAICSEFHGSPEATVLASCGDGLSNIVCQVTSLIIYHISSLIKQTTVESDGEVIHTGNLTSVGSLSEVKECKSFLSLILHLAEEYPSAGLIALDRIRYLIQTLDSTYDKFNMENSSTSGEVFKAKWGAGKPCVFGPLESDSMQISFASKLVLCMLRFANACLNLVNESGAVNREVCETLKHLAEYMQKSRFYDCNSFEIFCLSMHAYLACCCCRMTSVNQQDSDHSKVGANLGFFHNVFWVGMEWRTLEFTKNMLQKRNYWAAYRVGKYSCCEGLWFAAAFTFRKLTGGVQSDSSRCWLKSLLLLAGGESEIKLLLFPKAGVELISGLQTEGNCERSFTCVEEEMSRHVGEKADLHDFEGKLARVYSRICSAEETLAASGASVGVYYFHRWFISLRAKFLEILMDMLGLLSSHKFTEANPAFAQNKNPLMLSFALRLNKLAKDYDLLATSFLDIDFWSYRSISRLALSCSILAFCSAFALHFSNTDSALYKNVLSCGLGNSEKFLKAVIIKDMVERLWDMDSKITMQLQQFMTSFWEDMDLFQSRTRVKSSGHIERASLEVFEIAISGVLQNQKDSRGVKDEEDLQPLFVRGLQLLSDMTRNLMEIPFQVPKYFFSVRPCIGAELFVFNADSRSKHDLSVSPGFQLSLNLCIQLKNAMIEPHVQVAKMHCVLAVRPSNRLSIGGKERQMQCGFHPRKTDEMVELNEMLLLYIKAETSKADMMNSEVGNGVDLATAYACFEPNEKGQGFSSCLLNVSAFPEGSYQIKWHSCCIDNSGSHWSLLPLNAGAIFTIRKP
- the LOC103720080 gene encoding uncharacterized protein LOC103720080 isoform X3, producing the protein MQVRASLFAAGCFCQFSEDFAFIVLGILVHMICALRMSSKVKFAAAHAFSKMQCSASVASRAYKAGKQLLLGSLQDELKAEMLSSLSKLTFKSTTLIAQQVDLLLSFVSHGSASLLKARALKCLSFLIGSSACSVSVNRKVLSMLIRIIDDDDIPVDFQCEALRILCKIFHGTCPDMPHMDLPDLFNVVLTVKNAAQTSDKAKRGLALCLLVDILCRIKRTRKGHGSLSSEMWHAICSEFHGSPEATVLASCGDGLSNIVCQVTSLIIYHISSLIKQTTVESDGEVIHTGNLTSVGSLSEVKECKSFLSLILHLAEEYPSAGLIALDRIRYLIQTLDSTYDKFNMENSSTSGEVFKAKWGAGKPCVFGPLESDSMQISFASKLVLCMLRFANACLNLVNESGAVNREVCETLKHLAEYMQKSRFYDCNSFEIFCLSMHAYLACCCCRMTSVNQQDSDHSKVGANLGFFHNVFWVGMEWRTLEFTKNMLQKRNYWAAYRVGKYSCCEGLWFAAAFTFRKLTGGVQSDSSRCWLKSLLLLAGGESEIKLLLFPKAGVELISGLQTEGNCERSFTCVEEEMSRHVGEKADLHDFEGKLARVYSRICSAEETLAASGASVGVYYFHRWFISLRAKFLEILMDMLGLLSSHKFTEANPAFAQNKNPLMLSFALRLNKLAKDYDLLATSFLDIDFWSYRSISRLALSCSILAFCSAFALHFSNTDSALYKNVLSCGLGNSEKFLKAVIIKDMVERLWDMDSKITMQLQQFMTSFWEDMDLFQSRTRVKSSGHIERASLEVFEIAISGVLQNQKDSRGVKDEEDLQPLFVRGLQLLSDMTRNLMEIPFQVPKYFFSVRPCIGAELFVFNADSRSKHDLSVSPGFQLSLNLCIQLKNAMIEPHVQVAKMHCVLAVRPSNRLSIGGKERQMQCGFHPRKTDEMVELNEMLLLYIKAETSKADMMNSEVGNGVDLATAYACFEPNEKGQGFSSCLLNVSAFPEGSYQIKWHSCCIDNSGSHWSLLPLNAGAIFTIRKP
- the LOC103720080 gene encoding uncharacterized protein LOC103720080 isoform X2; amino-acid sequence: MEKIPAAFAMEWSIELEKGLRSKTLGQHVKAIEQIGPRLQEWSKEPNITMAVLDIYGLVPGEDRTFANTILLRLADAFKHGDNYTRRCILKVFLLELKHLDKKGKRYNGILAKQRVPNNVELLKRVKIVFDTGDIEAKVLALHLFGCLADLAKDSLHIRYTILSSLQSSHVSEVRASLFAAGCFCQFSEDFAFIVLGILVHMICALRMSSKVKFAAAHAFSKMQCSASVASRAYKAGKQLLLGSLQDELKAEMLSSLSKLTFKSTTLIAQQVDLLLSFVSHGSASLLKARALKCLSFLIGSSACSVSVNRKIFHGTCPDMPHMDLPDLFNVVLTVKNAAQTSDKAKRGLALCLLVDILCRIKRTRKGHGSLSSEMWHAICSEFHGSPEATVLASCGDGLSNIVCQVTSLIIYHISSLIKQTTVESDGEVIHTGNLTSVGSLSEVKECKSFLSLILHLAEEYPSAGLIALDRIRYLIQTLDSTYDKFNMENSSTSGEVFKAKWGAGKPCVFGPLESDSMQISFASKLVLCMLRFANACLNLVNESGAVNREVCETLKHLAEYMQKSRFYDCNSFEIFCLSMHAYLACCCCRMTSVNQQDSDHSKVGANLGFFHNVFWVGMEWRTLEFTKNMLQKRNYWAAYRVGKYSCCEGLWFAAAFTFRKLTGGVQSDSSRCWLKSLLLLAGGESEIKLLLFPKAGVELISGLQTEGNCERSFTCVEEEMSRHVGEKADLHDFEGKLARVYSRICSAEETLAASGASVGVYYFHRWFISLRAKFLEILMDMLGLLSSHKFTEANPAFAQNKNPLMLSFALRLNKLAKDYDLLATSFLDIDFWSYRSISRLALSCSILAFCSAFALHFSNTDSALYKNVLSCGLGNSEKFLKAVIIKDMVERLWDMDSKITMQLQQFMTSFWEDMDLFQSRTRVKSSGHIERASLEVFEIAISGVLQNQKDSRGVKDEEDLQPLFVRGLQLLSDMTRNLMEIPFQVPKYFFSVRPCIGAELFVFNADSRSKHDLSVSPGFQLSLNLCIQLKNAMIEPHVQVAKMHCVLAVRPSNRLSIGGKERQMQCGFHPRKTDEMVELNEMLLLYIKAETSKADMMNSEVGNGVDLATAYACFEPNEKGQGFSSCLLNVSAFPEGSYQIKWHSCCIDNSGSHWSLLPLNAGAIFTIRKP
- the LOC103720080 gene encoding uncharacterized protein LOC103720080 isoform X1; this translates as MEKIPAAFAMEWSIELEKGLRSKTLGQHVKAIEQIGPRLQEWSKEPNITMAVLDIYGLVPGEDRTFANTILLRLADAFKHGDNYTRRCILKVFLLELKHLDKKGKRYNGILAKQRVPNNVELLKRVKIVFDTGDIEAKVLALHLFGCLADLAKDSLHIRYTILSSLQSSHVSEVRASLFAAGCFCQFSEDFAFIVLGILVHMICALRMSSKVKFAAAHAFSKMQCSASVASRAYKAGKQLLLGSLQDELKAEMLSSLSKLTFKSTTLIAQQVDLLLSFVSHGSASLLKARALKCLSFLIGSSACSVSVNRKVLSMLIRIIDDDDIPVDFQCEALRILCKIFHGTCPDMPHMDLPDLFNVVLTVKNAAQTSDKAKRGLALCLLVDILCRIKRTRKGHGSLSSEMWHAICSEFHGSPEATVLASCGDGLSNIVCQVTSLIIYHISSLIKQTTVESDGEVIHTGNLTSVGSLSEVKECKSFLSLILHLAEEYPSAGLIALDRIRYLIQTLDSTYDKFNMENSSTSGEVFKAKWGAGKPCVFGPLESDSMQISFASKLVLCMLRFANACLNLVNESGAVNREVCETLKHLAEYMQKSRFYDCNSFEIFCLSMHAYLACCCCRMTSVNQQDSDHSKVGANLGFFHNVFWVGMEWRTLEFTKNMLQKRNYWAAYRVGKYSCCEGLWFAAAFTFRKLTGGVQSDSSRCWLKSLLLLAGGESEIKLLLFPKAGVELISGLQTEGNCERSFTCVEEEMSRHVGEKADLHDFEGKLARVYSRICSAEETLAASGASVGVYYFHRWFISLRAKFLEILMDMLGLLSSHKFTEANPAFAQNKNPLMLSFALRLNKLAKDYDLLATSFLDIDFWSYRSISRLALSCSILAFCSAFALHFSNTDSALYKNVLSCGLGNSEKFLKAVIIKDMVERLWDMDSKITMQLQQFMTSFWEDMDLFQSRTRVKSSGHIERASLEVFEIAISGVLQNQKDSRGVKDEEDLQPLFVRGLQLLSDMTRNLMEIPFQVPKYFFSVRPCIGAELFVFNADSRSKHDLSVSPGFQLSLNLCIQLKNAMIEPHVQVAKMHCVLAVRPSNRLSIGGKERQMQCGFHPRKTDEMVELNEMLLLYIKAETSKADMMNSEVGNGVDLATAYACFEPNEKGQGFSSCLLNVSAFPEGSYQIKWHSCCIDNSGSHWSLLPLNAGAIFTIRKP
- the LOC103720079 gene encoding inositol polyphosphate multikinase beta-like; its protein translation is MLSAPEHQVAGHRAAEGQLGPLVDGAGLFYKPLQGDDRGAHEAAFYSSFSSDPRVPPHVRAFFPGFHGTQLLPASDGSGPHPHLVLDDLAVGLRRPSLIDLKIGARTWYPSASDEYFRKCLKKDRDSTSLALGFRVSGVRIHQGGDAGFWQPDRDAIRRFTAKDVRRTLRQFVSSNPSSDADPPDCAFASTVYGGSNGVLAQLLELKAWFEDQTLFHFYSASVLVMYEMEEVEAGRAGGEVRVKLVDFAHVMEGNGIIDHNFLGGLCSLIKFISEILTDPDECLVEPKKAHLSFENEC